Proteins co-encoded in one Rhopalosiphum maidis isolate BTI-1 chromosome 2, ASM367621v3, whole genome shotgun sequence genomic window:
- the LOC113553856 gene encoding tRNA (adenine(37)-N6)-methyltransferase, with protein sequence MASAYSSETVDDITDITESLKQLSVARAQINSLRKQNESLKKQLNEKDLIASNEPSTSSTSGKIELSIIGTIKTKFKERRGVPRQPGLCPLAQACLTISNSIFTNPNHALEGLSDFSHMWILFHFHKNETTHVHAKVSPPRLNGLRTGVLGTRSPHRPSPIGLSLVQIDKVEGNSVYFSGVDMIDGTPVLDIKPYIPHYDAPASLRSDQHVSLFDNGSHQILLDPLTTDREAPDGEETDTYDMPLSPLHTRVRVPLWITEPLMQQLMVEFSPRAREFLDSLDTNDIEATIVSILKEDPRSVYVRERYSNQFYTFLIGGYHVSCKFDDNKHTISVYRISYVDNMENVPDQEGAQCLSID encoded by the exons ATGGCATCTGCTTACAGTTCTGAAACAGTTGACGATATCACAGATATCACTGAAAGTTTGAAACAGTTATCTGTTGCAAGAGCCCAAATTAATTCGTTGAG GAAACAGAATGAGTCTTTAAAAAAACAGCTGAATGAAAAAGATTTGATTGCTTCAAACGAACCAAGCACATCCAGTACCTCTGGAAAAATAGAACTATCCATTATTGGaacgataaaaacaaaatttaaagaacGTAGAGGCGTTCCTCGACAACCTGGTCTCTGTCCACTAGCCCAAGCTTGTCTGACAATATCAAACTCTATATTCACTAATCCTAACCATGCTCTTGAAGGTCTCTCGGATTTCTCTCATAtgtg gattttgtttcattttcataaaaatgaaacCACTCATGTCCATGCAAAAGTATCACCACCTAGATTGAATGGATTGCGAACCGGTGTACTTGGCACTAGATCTCCACACCGACCCTCACCAATTGGTTTGTCTCTAGTGCAAATCGATAAAGTTGAag gaaATTCTGTGTATTTTTCTGGTGTGGACATGATAGATGGTACTCCAGTGCTTGATATCAAACCATATATTCCTCATTATGATGCACCAGCTTCCTTAAGATCTGACCAACACGtttcattatttgataatGGGTCACATCAAATACTATTGGATCCATTGACAACTGACCGAGAAGCACCTGATGGAGAAGAAACTGATACATATGATATGCCTCTTTCTCCACTTCATACaagg gtgcGAGTACCTCTGTGGATTACTGAACCACTGATGCAACAACTAATGGTGGAGTTCTCGCCGAGAGCAAGAGAATTTTTAGACTCATTGGATACTAATGATATTGAAGCAACTATAGTAAGCATATTGAAAGAAGACCCTCGATCAGTATATGTCCGTGAGCGTTAtagtaatcaattttatacattcttAATCGGAGGCTATCATGTGAGTTgcaaatttgatgataataaacacacaataaGTGTCTACAGAATATCATATGTTGATAATATGGAGAATGTACCTGATCAAGAAGGTGCCCAATGTTTGtctatagattaa
- the LOC113552097 gene encoding uncharacterized protein LOC113552097 isoform X2, whose protein sequence is MPPYPLYNESTPLPGSSNKIHTHSSKFPIEREVVLSNVDKNLKIPILNEYKKRPKSVAPDTPNVQIAWSEQSSNVNNVPQNNHQYNTPHHYTMIKDNVNQQYVYKAEPIKPLDPPTELSPIFRDDSNGFPQRVDTYIAGPSHSTPEDPNNSKKFSSRIKDMITTRFSKSKNEQVSETNLNNAEVPMPTPVKLDDPALSPHSQLIQHGVYLAVNNQMQNLAISVPNQNVYQTPDQCRTNPGPSRTYDRPHTIQTNRVIDMRKPDPSTYSDVNRNNYEVRVQSNYGQINQSPLYVKKRLSVPTQPQDCFKTPLPVKCQDTPVPFSRSKSNDNLVEQTGQTNVQYSSDRYLARKISKRDDFKSQPSSLDDVDKLEEQRAASGPISGASSDGRLGSGGQSDSGRGSTVYSSGKAQNSATSPESSSELQTNQGKKGQSEWMDYVDTELRQILDPSKVSVPSTLSDSVSSVTPPLPPLSPDGSSDDMQTPVHKLRTEYSVKSRGQSSNQRTPWSNRAPKEKSHRQTNTNKRPDLKRILQSSSVGDMDSMFDEEASSDDETVNSDVRTIRKQLEGLETMYSEVLKLLGVRKSGGGPRYQPSDPRVHRRRMYGSMSSIPSSVSSRPYRERHRRSTDDRKKSVKDIKGINKRFQRLESHVVTLARSVAHLSSEMRTQHLMIQEMEVIRNELSALRTQTNMLSVRSHSVPRVLQSLCPEQTNSSPNKVKKLTKFFGDEPPLLRLFLKKLGYEKYASAFEKEKIGLVELPYMSEERMHKLGVPMGPRLRIMQEAQLGFPGMHENTLAIV, encoded by the exons ATGCCTCCGTATCCATTGTACAACGAGTCGACGCCTTTGCCCGGGTCTAGTAACAAGATCCATACACATTCCAGTAAATTTCCG ATTGAAAGGGAGGTAGTCCTGAGTAATGTGgacaagaatttaaaaatacctattttaaatgagTACAAAAAAAGACCAAAATCTGTTGCACCTGATACACCAAATGTACAAATTGCATGGTCGGAGCAATCTTCGAACGTA AACAATGTTCCTCAAAATAatcatcaatataatacaccTCATCATTATACTATGATTAAGGATAATGTCAATCAACAGTATGTTTATAAG gCTGAACCTATAAAGCCTTTGGATCCTCCAACAGAATTATCTCCGATATTTAGAGACGACTCTAATGGATTTCCACA acgtGTTGATACTTATATAGCTGGACCATCGCATTCTACGCCTGAAGATCCTAATAACTCAAAGAAATTTTCATCTCGCATTAAAGATATGATAACAACAAGATTTTCAAAGTCTAAAAATGAACAAGTATCAGAGACAAACTTGAATAACGCAGAAGTACCAATGCCAACTCCTGTGAAGTTAGACGATCCAGCATTGAGCCCTCACAGTCAACTAATTCAGCATGGGGTGTATTTAGCAGTTAATAATCAAATGCAAAATTTAGCCATATCCGTGCCTAATCAAAACGTTTATCAAACACCAGACCAATGTAGAACAAATCCTGGTCCATCGAGAACGTATGATAGGCCACATACAATACAGACTAATAGAGTAATTGACATGAGAAAACCAGATCCTTCGACGTATAGTGACGTTAACAGAAATAATTACGAAGTCAGAGTCCAGTCTAACTATGGACAGATCAACCAAAGTcctttatatgtaaaaaaaagacTTTCAGTTCCTACACAACCACAAGATTGTTTTAAAACACCTTTGCCGGTTAAATGTCAAGATACGCCAGTGCCTTTTTCGAGATCAAAATCGAACGATAATCTTGTTGAGCAGACCGGTCAAACCAATGTGCAATATTCAAGCGACAGGTATCTTGCTCGAAAAATTTCTAAACGGGATGATTTCAAGTCCCAGCCGAGTTCATTAGATGACGTTGATAAACTGGAAGAACAAAGGGCTGCGAGTGGTCCAATTAGCGGGGCTAGCTCAGATGGGAGATTGGGAAGTGGAGGGCAATCTGATTCTGGACGTGGTAGTACCGTATATAGTAGTGGCAAAGCTCAAAATTCTGCAACTAGTCCTGAATCATCTTCCGAATTACAAACAAATCAAG GTAAAAAAGGTCAAAGCGAATGGATGGATTATGTAGATACTGAGTTACGACAAATTCTCGATCCATCTAAAGTCAGTGTGCCATCAACATTAAGCGATAGTGTATCTTCTGTAACTCCACCATTACCACCACTGTCTCCTGATGGATCATCTGATGATATGCAAACACCAGTGCATAAACt tCGAACTGAATACTCAGTAAAATCTAGAGGACAAAGTTCAAACCAAAGAACACCTTGGTCAAACAGGGCACCAAAAGAAAAATCACATAGACAAACAAATACTAATAAGAGACCtgatttaaaaagaatactaCAAT CAAGCAGTGTTGGTGATATGGACTCAATGTTTGACGAAGAAGCAAGCAGTGATGACGAAACCGTTAACAGTGACGTACGCACAATACGAAAACAGTTAGAAGGATTGGAAACTATGTACTCGGAG GTACTCAAATTACTCGGGGTTCGTAAATCTGGCGGTGGTCCTAGATATCAACCGTCAGACCCTAGAGTTCACCGACGACGAATGTATGGTAGTATGTCTTCAATTCCGTCATCGGTTAGCAGTAGACCTTATCGTGAGAGACACCGAAGGTCTACAGACGATCGGAAGAAATCTGTTAAGGATATTAAA GGTATTAATAAACGTTTCCAACGTTTGGAATCTCACGTAGTTACCCTGGCGAGAAGTGTTGCACACCTTTCGTCTGAAATGAGGACTCAACATCTCATGATTCAAGAAATGGAAGTTATCCGAAATGAACTTTCTGCATTGCGAACACAGACAAACATGTTGTCTGTACGTTCACATTCTGTCCCTCGAGTCCTTCAATCTCTCTGTCCGGAACAGACAAACTCGAGTCCGAATAAAGTAAAGAAGCTAACTAAGTTTTTTGGCGATGAGCCTCCACTATTAAGACTGTTTCTCAAAAAATTAGGATAtgag AAATACGCGTCGGCATTCGAGAAAGAAAAAATCGGCTTGGTGGAATTGCCATACATGAGTGAGGAAAGGATGCATAAACTCGGTGTGCCCATGGGACCGAGGTTAAGAATAATGCAAGAAGCTCAATTAGGTTTCCCTGGGATGCACGAGAATACATTAGCTATCGTGTGA
- the LOC113552097 gene encoding uncharacterized protein LOC113552097 isoform X1, which produces MCTCANPSAAAARSGPSRTTVRQVKRLSRDRKSVSDPLLETLLYPPWVTGLTKPVPPPKPAKSPQNYQQAPGPPPYRMPPYPLYNESTPLPGSSNKIHTHSSKFPIEREVVLSNVDKNLKIPILNEYKKRPKSVAPDTPNVQIAWSEQSSNVNNVPQNNHQYNTPHHYTMIKDNVNQQYVYKAEPIKPLDPPTELSPIFRDDSNGFPQRVDTYIAGPSHSTPEDPNNSKKFSSRIKDMITTRFSKSKNEQVSETNLNNAEVPMPTPVKLDDPALSPHSQLIQHGVYLAVNNQMQNLAISVPNQNVYQTPDQCRTNPGPSRTYDRPHTIQTNRVIDMRKPDPSTYSDVNRNNYEVRVQSNYGQINQSPLYVKKRLSVPTQPQDCFKTPLPVKCQDTPVPFSRSKSNDNLVEQTGQTNVQYSSDRYLARKISKRDDFKSQPSSLDDVDKLEEQRAASGPISGASSDGRLGSGGQSDSGRGSTVYSSGKAQNSATSPESSSELQTNQGKKGQSEWMDYVDTELRQILDPSKVSVPSTLSDSVSSVTPPLPPLSPDGSSDDMQTPVHKLRTEYSVKSRGQSSNQRTPWSNRAPKEKSHRQTNTNKRPDLKRILQSSSVGDMDSMFDEEASSDDETVNSDVRTIRKQLEGLETMYSEVLKLLGVRKSGGGPRYQPSDPRVHRRRMYGSMSSIPSSVSSRPYRERHRRSTDDRKKSVKDIKGINKRFQRLESHVVTLARSVAHLSSEMRTQHLMIQEMEVIRNELSALRTQTNMLSVRSHSVPRVLQSLCPEQTNSSPNKVKKLTKFFGDEPPLLRLFLKKLGYEKYASAFEKEKIGLVELPYMSEERMHKLGVPMGPRLRIMQEAQLGFPGMHENTLAIV; this is translated from the exons ATGTGCACTTGCGCTAACCCGTCTGCTGCAGCCGCCAGGTCAGGTCCAAGTAGGACTACGGTCCGACAAGTGAAACGGCTCAGTCGGGACCGGAAGTCAGTTTCCGATCCCTTGCTGGAAACCCTTTTATACCCAccat GGGTTACAGGACTGACCAAGCCGGTGCCTCCACCAAAACCGGCGAAGAGTCCACAGAATTATCAACAAGCACCTGGGCCACCACCGTATAGGATGCCTCCGTATCCATTGTACAACGAGTCGACGCCTTTGCCCGGGTCTAGTAACAAGATCCATACACATTCCAGTAAATTTCCG ATTGAAAGGGAGGTAGTCCTGAGTAATGTGgacaagaatttaaaaatacctattttaaatgagTACAAAAAAAGACCAAAATCTGTTGCACCTGATACACCAAATGTACAAATTGCATGGTCGGAGCAATCTTCGAACGTA AACAATGTTCCTCAAAATAatcatcaatataatacaccTCATCATTATACTATGATTAAGGATAATGTCAATCAACAGTATGTTTATAAG gCTGAACCTATAAAGCCTTTGGATCCTCCAACAGAATTATCTCCGATATTTAGAGACGACTCTAATGGATTTCCACA acgtGTTGATACTTATATAGCTGGACCATCGCATTCTACGCCTGAAGATCCTAATAACTCAAAGAAATTTTCATCTCGCATTAAAGATATGATAACAACAAGATTTTCAAAGTCTAAAAATGAACAAGTATCAGAGACAAACTTGAATAACGCAGAAGTACCAATGCCAACTCCTGTGAAGTTAGACGATCCAGCATTGAGCCCTCACAGTCAACTAATTCAGCATGGGGTGTATTTAGCAGTTAATAATCAAATGCAAAATTTAGCCATATCCGTGCCTAATCAAAACGTTTATCAAACACCAGACCAATGTAGAACAAATCCTGGTCCATCGAGAACGTATGATAGGCCACATACAATACAGACTAATAGAGTAATTGACATGAGAAAACCAGATCCTTCGACGTATAGTGACGTTAACAGAAATAATTACGAAGTCAGAGTCCAGTCTAACTATGGACAGATCAACCAAAGTcctttatatgtaaaaaaaagacTTTCAGTTCCTACACAACCACAAGATTGTTTTAAAACACCTTTGCCGGTTAAATGTCAAGATACGCCAGTGCCTTTTTCGAGATCAAAATCGAACGATAATCTTGTTGAGCAGACCGGTCAAACCAATGTGCAATATTCAAGCGACAGGTATCTTGCTCGAAAAATTTCTAAACGGGATGATTTCAAGTCCCAGCCGAGTTCATTAGATGACGTTGATAAACTGGAAGAACAAAGGGCTGCGAGTGGTCCAATTAGCGGGGCTAGCTCAGATGGGAGATTGGGAAGTGGAGGGCAATCTGATTCTGGACGTGGTAGTACCGTATATAGTAGTGGCAAAGCTCAAAATTCTGCAACTAGTCCTGAATCATCTTCCGAATTACAAACAAATCAAG GTAAAAAAGGTCAAAGCGAATGGATGGATTATGTAGATACTGAGTTACGACAAATTCTCGATCCATCTAAAGTCAGTGTGCCATCAACATTAAGCGATAGTGTATCTTCTGTAACTCCACCATTACCACCACTGTCTCCTGATGGATCATCTGATGATATGCAAACACCAGTGCATAAACt tCGAACTGAATACTCAGTAAAATCTAGAGGACAAAGTTCAAACCAAAGAACACCTTGGTCAAACAGGGCACCAAAAGAAAAATCACATAGACAAACAAATACTAATAAGAGACCtgatttaaaaagaatactaCAAT CAAGCAGTGTTGGTGATATGGACTCAATGTTTGACGAAGAAGCAAGCAGTGATGACGAAACCGTTAACAGTGACGTACGCACAATACGAAAACAGTTAGAAGGATTGGAAACTATGTACTCGGAG GTACTCAAATTACTCGGGGTTCGTAAATCTGGCGGTGGTCCTAGATATCAACCGTCAGACCCTAGAGTTCACCGACGACGAATGTATGGTAGTATGTCTTCAATTCCGTCATCGGTTAGCAGTAGACCTTATCGTGAGAGACACCGAAGGTCTACAGACGATCGGAAGAAATCTGTTAAGGATATTAAA GGTATTAATAAACGTTTCCAACGTTTGGAATCTCACGTAGTTACCCTGGCGAGAAGTGTTGCACACCTTTCGTCTGAAATGAGGACTCAACATCTCATGATTCAAGAAATGGAAGTTATCCGAAATGAACTTTCTGCATTGCGAACACAGACAAACATGTTGTCTGTACGTTCACATTCTGTCCCTCGAGTCCTTCAATCTCTCTGTCCGGAACAGACAAACTCGAGTCCGAATAAAGTAAAGAAGCTAACTAAGTTTTTTGGCGATGAGCCTCCACTATTAAGACTGTTTCTCAAAAAATTAGGATAtgag AAATACGCGTCGGCATTCGAGAAAGAAAAAATCGGCTTGGTGGAATTGCCATACATGAGTGAGGAAAGGATGCATAAACTCGGTGTGCCCATGGGACCGAGGTTAAGAATAATGCAAGAAGCTCAATTAGGTTTCCCTGGGATGCACGAGAATACATTAGCTATCGTGTGA